One genomic region from Rothia dentocariosa ATCC 17931 encodes:
- a CDS encoding class II fumarate hydratase → MAENIEYRIEHDTMGEVRVPANALYRAQTQRAVDNFPISGQTLESAHIRALALVKKAAATANEELQVLDAERAQAIREAADLVATGEYDEHFPIDVFQTGSGTSSNMNTNEVLATLATRSLESRGIEVHPNDHVNASQSSNDVFPTSVHVAVTEALVKELIPSLEVLAASLEKKSAEFKDVVKSGRTHLMDATPITLGQEFSGYAATVRYGIERVNASLPRVAEVPLGGTAVGTGINTPAGFSARVIELLAEETGLPLTEARNHFEAQANRDGLVEVSGQLRTLAYGLMKISNDIRWMGSGPNTGLGELHIPDLQPGSSIMPGKVNPVICEATIQVAAQVIGNDATIALSSTNGAFELNVGIPVMAANLLQSIRLLANVSRVAAEKMIDGLSANVERCRFLAEASPSTVTPLNKLIGYEAAAKIAKYSVANKVTVRDAVVALGYVERGEVTEAQLDEALDVTKMLGNF, encoded by the coding sequence ATGGCTGAAAATATTGAATACCGCATTGAACATGACACCATGGGCGAAGTTCGCGTGCCCGCCAACGCACTCTACCGTGCACAGACCCAGCGCGCGGTCGATAACTTCCCGATTTCGGGGCAGACCCTCGAATCAGCCCATATTCGCGCTCTTGCCCTCGTTAAGAAGGCAGCCGCGACCGCCAATGAGGAACTTCAGGTGCTCGATGCTGAGCGCGCCCAGGCTATCCGCGAGGCGGCGGATCTGGTAGCAACCGGTGAGTACGACGAGCATTTCCCCATTGACGTCTTCCAGACCGGTTCGGGCACCTCGTCGAATATGAACACCAACGAGGTTCTGGCAACTTTGGCAACCCGTTCCCTGGAATCACGGGGCATTGAAGTTCACCCCAATGACCATGTGAACGCCTCCCAATCTTCCAACGATGTTTTCCCCACCTCCGTGCACGTTGCCGTGACCGAGGCACTGGTCAAAGAGCTGATCCCTTCCCTTGAAGTTCTCGCTGCTTCGCTGGAAAAGAAGTCCGCAGAGTTCAAGGACGTCGTCAAGTCCGGACGCACCCACCTGATGGATGCAACCCCCATTACCCTGGGCCAGGAATTCTCGGGCTACGCCGCTACCGTGCGTTACGGCATTGAGCGAGTGAACGCATCCCTGCCCCGCGTGGCTGAGGTTCCCCTGGGCGGCACCGCCGTGGGTACCGGTATCAATACCCCGGCAGGCTTTTCGGCACGCGTGATTGAGCTGCTTGCTGAAGAAACCGGCCTGCCCCTGACCGAGGCACGTAACCACTTTGAGGCGCAGGCAAACCGCGACGGTCTGGTTGAGGTTTCCGGTCAGCTGCGCACCCTCGCATACGGTCTGATGAAAATCAGCAACGATATTCGTTGGATGGGTTCAGGCCCGAACACCGGTTTAGGCGAGCTGCACATCCCCGATCTGCAGCCCGGCTCGTCCATCATGCCTGGCAAGGTAAACCCGGTGATTTGTGAGGCTACTATTCAGGTTGCGGCGCAGGTAATTGGTAATGATGCGACCATCGCGCTTTCCTCCACCAACGGAGCCTTCGAGCTGAACGTGGGCATTCCGGTGATGGCGGCTAACCTGCTCCAGTCCATCCGCCTGCTCGCCAATGTTTCTCGCGTGGCGGCAGAGAAGATGATCGACGGCCTGAGCGCCAACGTAGAGCGCTGCCGCTTCCTAGCGGAGGCATCGCCCTCGACCGTAACCCCGCTGAATAAGCTCATCGGGTACGAGGCCGCCGCGAAGATCGCCAAGTATTCCGTAGCAAACAAGGTCACTGTGCGCGATGCCGTGGTAGCTTTAGGCTACGTTGAACGCGGCGAAGTCACTGAGGCTCAGCTCGACGAAGCCCTAGACGTCACCAAGATGCTGGGCAATTTCTAG
- a CDS encoding carbonic anhydrase, with protein MGSRPVQPTAEYVLERLQEGNARFVRGELSHPHQDVARRDELTGGQFPFTTIFGCADSRTPPEHIFDLGLGDAFVVRTAGQVLDDGALGSLEYSITQFKTPVLIIMGHQSCGAVQATCSSVESGQLPGGFITRVVETIQPTVLAQELPHGEKPSQHVNEMVRAHTSATASRLLQESRIIADAVTRGETIVVGCFYHLDSGAVDIVFDSREVK; from the coding sequence ATGGGTTCTCGTCCGGTTCAACCCACCGCTGAGTACGTTTTGGAACGCCTGCAGGAGGGTAACGCACGCTTTGTACGGGGCGAGCTTTCGCATCCGCACCAGGATGTGGCACGTCGCGACGAACTCACGGGTGGGCAGTTTCCTTTCACTACGATTTTTGGGTGTGCGGATTCGCGTACACCACCGGAACATATCTTTGACCTGGGTCTTGGCGATGCTTTTGTGGTACGCACCGCGGGGCAGGTTCTTGATGACGGTGCCCTTGGTTCGCTGGAATATTCCATCACCCAGTTCAAGACGCCGGTACTGATCATTATGGGACATCAGTCTTGCGGGGCTGTTCAGGCTACCTGCTCGTCGGTGGAATCGGGGCAGCTTCCGGGCGGCTTTATTACACGAGTAGTTGAGACTATTCAGCCTACGGTGCTGGCCCAAGAACTTCCCCACGGCGAGAAGCCAAGCCAGCATGTGAACGAGATGGTACGGGCTCATACGTCTGCGACGGCTTCCCGTCTGCTTCAGGAATCGCGCATTATTGCCGATGCAGTTACTCGCGGCGAGACCATTGTGGTGGGCTGCTTCTATCATTTGGATTCTGGCGCGGTCGATATTGTCTTTGACTCGCGCGAGGTGAAGTAG
- a CDS encoding DUF4245 domain-containing protein gives MENSQNHAHTPAESDGQNAHAPKAHADASADSSVVPQITQKQAKRINAPARNMIISMLAMVAILIPVLWLMPQPDKNPYRPQVNLSQVAAESTQQAGFPVAVPQLEGWHYNYARWTGNTPDNIPYFKSGQVTSKNHFIELIQAKDTNPTWVAQQVDNAAKQGTESIGGVEWEVRSATSKKNSEKVYSYVAQVPHGNGETTTVILTGTADPAEFAQLADATVTYMKAPTMTASPGASNTSNIS, from the coding sequence GTGGAAAACTCTCAGAATCACGCGCATACACCGGCTGAGAGCGATGGTCAGAACGCTCATGCGCCGAAGGCTCACGCAGATGCTTCTGCCGATTCATCTGTTGTGCCACAAATTACACAAAAACAGGCGAAACGCATTAATGCTCCGGCGCGCAATATGATTATTTCGATGCTGGCGATGGTGGCTATTCTCATTCCGGTGCTCTGGCTCATGCCGCAGCCGGATAAGAATCCGTACCGCCCGCAGGTGAATTTATCGCAGGTAGCGGCTGAATCTACCCAGCAGGCGGGTTTTCCGGTGGCGGTACCGCAGCTTGAGGGTTGGCACTATAACTACGCGCGGTGGACGGGTAATACTCCCGATAATATCCCGTACTTTAAGAGCGGACAGGTGACCAGTAAAAATCATTTTATTGAGTTGATCCAAGCGAAGGATACAAACCCTACCTGGGTGGCTCAACAGGTCGATAACGCCGCGAAACAGGGCACCGAGTCTATTGGCGGTGTGGAGTGGGAAGTACGTTCAGCCACCTCTAAGAAGAACAGTGAAAAAGTGTATTCCTATGTGGCGCAGGTGCCTCACGGCAACGGTGAGACGACAACCGTGATACTCACCGGCACGGCAGACCCGGCGGAGTTTGCCCAGTTGGCGGATGCGACAGTCACCTATATGAAAGCGCCGACGATGACGGCCTCCCCGGGTGCATCCAATACTTCTAATATTTCGTGA
- the glpX gene encoding class II fructose-bisphosphatase — protein MTENNNHADRNLAMELVRATEAAAIASGPWVGAGDKNRADGAAVDAMRYRLSTVHFNGTVVIGEGEKDKAPMLFNGEVVGDGIGPNLDIAVDPIDGTRLTALGMDNALSVIAVADGGSMFDPSAVFYMEKLVTGPEAAEFVDLRLPVKQNLHLVAKAQGKNVSELTVCVLDRPRHAKLIEEIRNAGARTRIILDGDVAGAIAACREGTGVDVMLGTGGTPEGIVAACAIKATGGVIQGRLAPTDDAEREKALAAGHDLDRILTTDDLVTSDNCFFAATGITDGKLLRGVRYGKNIVTTQSLVMRSSSGTVRIVEAEHRLSRLREILSHTK, from the coding sequence ATGACTGAAAACAATAACCACGCCGACCGCAACCTAGCTATGGAATTGGTGCGCGCCACCGAAGCCGCAGCCATCGCATCCGGTCCCTGGGTGGGCGCAGGCGATAAGAACCGCGCGGACGGTGCCGCCGTGGACGCGATGCGCTACCGTCTCTCGACCGTGCACTTCAACGGAACCGTTGTGATCGGCGAGGGCGAAAAAGATAAGGCTCCCATGCTATTCAACGGCGAAGTTGTTGGCGATGGTATCGGCCCCAACCTCGATATTGCGGTAGATCCCATCGACGGAACTCGTCTGACCGCATTGGGCATGGACAACGCCCTCTCCGTAATCGCGGTGGCAGACGGTGGTTCTATGTTCGACCCCTCCGCCGTGTTTTACATGGAAAAACTGGTGACTGGGCCCGAAGCCGCAGAGTTCGTAGATCTTCGCCTGCCCGTCAAACAGAACCTTCACTTGGTCGCTAAGGCACAGGGTAAGAACGTAAGCGAACTGACCGTGTGCGTTCTGGATCGTCCGCGTCACGCTAAGCTCATTGAAGAGATTCGTAATGCCGGTGCACGTACCCGCATTATCCTTGACGGCGATGTTGCGGGAGCTATTGCGGCCTGCCGTGAAGGAACCGGTGTTGACGTAATGCTCGGTACCGGCGGAACCCCCGAAGGCATCGTTGCCGCCTGCGCCATCAAGGCTACCGGAGGCGTTATCCAGGGCCGTCTGGCACCCACCGACGATGCCGAGCGTGAGAAGGCGCTCGCTGCGGGGCACGATCTTGACCGCATCCTCACAACTGACGATCTGGTCACCAGCGATAACTGCTTCTTCGCTGCAACCGGTATTACCGACGGCAAGCTGCTGCGCGGGGTGCGCTACGGCAAGAATATTGTGACCACCCAGTCGCTCGTTATGCGTTCCTCCTCGGGAACCGTGCGCATTGTGGAGGCTGAGCATCGCCTTTCTCGCCTGCGCGAGATTCTGTCGCATACAAAGTAA
- a CDS encoding lipid II:glycine glycyltransferase FemX, whose amino-acid sequence MSNILQSDIWARFQQSLGHTVIRHEGEGWSYLATVEGGRTGKYLYSPYGPVAQSAQAFDVALDSLKEEAKAHGCLFVRIEPIDSAIWGSQDAAEFLKARGAALAPRQVQPSHTQIIDLSGDEAAILKDMKSNNRNLHRNIHKKGVSIEVSQNPEDMKVLFTFLSETADRNGFNRQQDDYLMQVAKTLMPADAASLYIAQLTGEDGSKEPIAAAFVYDSDDTRTYAHAAASFAHRKLSAGIPVVTNFILDAKAKGLKYVDLFGIAPEDQPDHEWAGFTKFKKSFGGRSVEYPGTWDIPVNVLGYRAYGYAYRARPALKKALGIAQETAKSTVAKVRARLKK is encoded by the coding sequence ATGAGCAATATTCTTCAATCCGATATTTGGGCACGTTTTCAACAGTCTCTTGGTCATACCGTCATTCGCCACGAGGGCGAAGGCTGGTCCTATCTCGCTACCGTTGAGGGCGGGCGCACCGGCAAGTATCTTTACAGCCCCTACGGCCCGGTGGCACAGAGTGCGCAGGCTTTCGATGTCGCGCTCGACTCGCTGAAAGAAGAAGCAAAGGCTCACGGGTGCCTGTTTGTGCGCATCGAACCAATTGACTCCGCTATCTGGGGTTCGCAGGATGCGGCAGAGTTCCTGAAGGCACGCGGCGCTGCGTTGGCACCGCGCCAGGTTCAGCCTTCACACACGCAGATTATTGATCTTTCCGGCGACGAAGCTGCAATTTTGAAGGATATGAAGTCCAATAACCGCAATCTGCACCGTAATATCCACAAAAAAGGTGTCAGCATTGAGGTGTCTCAGAACCCCGAGGATATGAAGGTGCTCTTCACGTTCCTCTCTGAGACCGCCGACCGCAACGGGTTCAACCGTCAGCAGGACGACTATCTGATGCAGGTGGCAAAGACCCTCATGCCTGCCGATGCCGCGTCCCTCTATATTGCTCAGCTGACCGGCGAGGATGGTTCCAAGGAGCCTATCGCGGCGGCATTTGTCTACGATTCTGATGATACGCGCACCTATGCTCACGCGGCGGCCTCTTTTGCGCATCGTAAGCTCTCGGCAGGCATTCCGGTAGTGACCAATTTCATCTTGGACGCTAAAGCAAAGGGTCTGAAATATGTGGATCTTTTCGGCATTGCACCCGAAGATCAGCCTGATCACGAATGGGCGGGGTTCACCAAATTTAAGAAGTCTTTCGGCGGGCGTTCGGTTGAGTACCCCGGCACCTGGGACATTCCGGTAAACGTGCTAGGCTACCGCGCCTACGGCTACGCATACCGCGCGCGTCCCGCACTCAAGAAAGCACTGGGAATCGCTCAGGAAACCGCGAAATCTACAGTAGCTAAGGTTCGCGCACGCCTGAAGAAATAA
- the purE gene encoding 5-(carboxyamino)imidazole ribonucleotide mutase → MSSPYDSDKPVVGVVMGSDSDWSIMEEAATVLEEFGIPYEADVVSAHRMPEDMIAYGQQAHQRGIRVIIAGAGGAAHLPGMLASVTALPVIGVPVRLKNLEGMDSLLSIVQMPAGVPVATVSINGARNAGLLALRILGCATDNFAQQVHSDLLDFSKDLRQSAVDKGTALRAKLAEHRAQVAEEEKVQAPAAPKPAPTADSTRDEGDEPQAYVP, encoded by the coding sequence ATGAGCTCCCCGTACGATTCAGATAAGCCCGTTGTTGGCGTTGTGATGGGGTCAGATTCCGACTGGTCCATCATGGAAGAAGCCGCTACGGTTCTTGAAGAATTCGGTATCCCCTATGAAGCGGATGTCGTCTCAGCACACCGCATGCCTGAAGATATGATCGCCTACGGCCAGCAGGCTCATCAGCGCGGTATTCGCGTAATCATCGCCGGTGCCGGCGGGGCCGCGCATCTTCCCGGCATGCTCGCCTCGGTTACCGCGTTGCCCGTTATTGGTGTCCCGGTGCGTCTGAAGAATCTCGAAGGCATGGATTCCCTGCTTTCTATCGTGCAGATGCCCGCGGGGGTTCCGGTGGCGACCGTGTCTATCAACGGCGCACGCAATGCGGGACTTCTGGCGCTGCGCATCCTAGGATGCGCCACCGACAACTTCGCGCAGCAGGTGCACTCCGATCTTCTCGATTTCTCGAAGGATCTGCGCCAGAGCGCGGTAGATAAGGGAACGGCTCTGCGCGCTAAGCTCGCCGAGCATCGCGCCCAGGTTGCCGAAGAAGAAAAAGTACAGGCACCGGCGGCTCCCAAACCCGCCCCGACCGCCGACTCTACACGTGATGAAGGGGACGAACCGCAGGCTTACGTGCCCTAA
- a CDS encoding 5-(carboxyamino)imidazole ribonucleotide synthase yields the protein MTYPVTGPVLGVIGGGQLARMMAPAATNLGFDLHILAESPTVGAVAAVRSAPVGDYKDLETLREFARGKDVITFDHEHVPTEFLQALIAEGVNVQPHPDALQYAQDKLMMRQAVEDLGLPNPRWARVETLDELLAFGDEIGWPVVLKTPRGGYDGKGVMVLDSLQHAREQAAAWFDELPHRTDFSALLAEEKVPFTRELSALVARRESGQVLPWPVVETIQVNSVCDEVIAPAPNLSPAIAQAASDAAVTLATELGVTGVMAAELFEVPGSSAGFYINELAMRPHNTGHWTQEGSVTSQFEQHLRAVLDMPLGATTMRDEVAIMKNYLGGENEDIFGVYPLALSAEPRAKIHFYGKETRPGRKIGHVNITGRAAETRALRDAAANVASIVRDGRPL from the coding sequence GTGACTTACCCTGTAACTGGACCTGTACTTGGTGTTATCGGAGGCGGCCAGCTGGCACGCATGATGGCGCCCGCAGCAACGAACCTTGGATTTGACCTTCATATTCTCGCTGAAAGCCCTACGGTGGGCGCCGTGGCAGCGGTGCGCAGCGCGCCCGTGGGAGATTATAAGGATTTAGAGACTTTGCGGGAGTTCGCTCGTGGCAAAGATGTTATTACCTTCGATCACGAGCATGTTCCCACCGAATTTTTGCAGGCGCTTATTGCCGAGGGGGTGAATGTGCAGCCGCATCCGGATGCGCTGCAATATGCCCAGGATAAGCTCATGATGCGCCAGGCTGTAGAAGATCTTGGACTACCGAACCCGCGCTGGGCACGCGTTGAAACTTTGGATGAGCTTCTCGCCTTTGGCGATGAGATCGGCTGGCCCGTGGTTTTGAAGACCCCGCGCGGGGGCTATGACGGCAAGGGCGTGATGGTGCTGGATTCTCTTCAGCACGCCCGTGAGCAGGCTGCTGCCTGGTTTGATGAGCTTCCTCACCGCACCGATTTTTCGGCGCTTTTGGCAGAGGAAAAGGTTCCGTTCACCCGCGAGCTTTCCGCTCTCGTGGCGCGCCGTGAGAGTGGGCAGGTTCTCCCCTGGCCTGTCGTAGAGACAATTCAGGTGAATTCGGTCTGTGATGAAGTGATTGCACCCGCGCCGAACCTCTCCCCCGCAATTGCCCAGGCGGCATCCGATGCAGCCGTTACCCTAGCCACCGAACTTGGGGTTACCGGCGTAATGGCGGCGGAACTCTTCGAGGTTCCGGGATCTTCAGCAGGCTTCTACATTAATGAACTCGCGATGCGCCCGCACAATACCGGACACTGGACCCAGGAAGGTTCGGTAACCAGTCAGTTTGAGCAGCATCTGCGTGCGGTACTCGATATGCCGTTGGGCGCAACTACTATGCGCGACGAAGTTGCCATTATGAAGAATTACCTAGGCGGCGAGAATGAAGATATTTTCGGTGTGTACCCGCTTGCGCTCAGTGCCGAGCCACGCGCCAAAATTCATTTTTACGGTAAAGAAACCCGCCCAGGACGTAAAATTGGTCATGTGAATATTACCGGTCGGGCAGCTGAGACTCGGGCGCTACGCGATGCCGCCGCGAATGTGGCATCTATTGTGCGTGACGGCCGCCCGCTCTAA
- a CDS encoding GtrA family protein, which produces MASDSRSTLGDRLKSLWNTYGLEVLKFGTVGGAAFLVNAAVVWALMLGPFENAHTKAKVIASVVATIFAWIMNRLWTFREDRSENWKREGIEFAFVNILGILVEAGCVFFTNYVLGLRSPEASFISGTIIGTALGTILRYFLYRFWVYGKHRKQVDEGDATEHEELGYILNQATGVLTGSVPVVDPAAQAQRSQQNVEITDIDKPSTGKRS; this is translated from the coding sequence ATGGCTTCAGACTCTCGCTCTACACTGGGTGATCGTCTTAAATCACTGTGGAATACCTACGGTCTAGAGGTACTTAAATTCGGTACCGTTGGCGGTGCCGCATTCTTGGTAAACGCTGCCGTGGTGTGGGCGCTGATGCTTGGTCCTTTCGAGAACGCACATACCAAGGCAAAAGTAATTGCCAGCGTTGTGGCTACCATCTTTGCATGGATTATGAACCGCCTGTGGACCTTCCGCGAAGACCGATCCGAGAACTGGAAACGTGAGGGCATCGAATTTGCCTTTGTGAATATTCTTGGCATTTTGGTTGAGGCCGGATGCGTGTTCTTCACTAACTACGTGTTGGGGCTGCGTTCGCCGGAAGCATCGTTTATCTCCGGTACGATTATCGGCACCGCGCTGGGAACGATTCTGCGGTACTTCCTCTACCGTTTCTGGGTTTACGGCAAGCACCGTAAACAGGTGGATGAAGGGGACGCTACCGAACACGAAGAATTGGGGTACATTTTGAACCAGGCGACGGGCGTGTTGACCGGCTCGGTTCCCGTGGTAGATCCTGCGGCACAGGCCCAGCGTTCGCAACAGAATGTTGAAATTACCGATATTGATAAGCCCTCTACCGGTAAACGTTCATAA
- a CDS encoding TIGR03089 family protein gives MAENLLSTVANARSFTRIFDALARVQTPALIWHARGGERIELSGRVFMNWVAKSANLLVNECEVTEESGVQITGPLHWRFLVLACATLYAGGYFDDEEPLVGASDTTEHAQNLNNPDYLLLVDRGPLSMRYLGNFHEAKSMIDAEVIDFCALVRSEADQFIGLPASTSSPVGDNLTSAELTARVLSRAHEHAGHDYRLPSGERALALRLHLPSEFDSAPSALTIVTEALACLIAGYAVFLPDPLADFTATELDPLLRSERALDLTLGHS, from the coding sequence ATGGCTGAAAATTTACTCTCGACCGTGGCAAATGCCCGCTCATTCACGCGTATTTTCGATGCTCTCGCGCGTGTGCAGACCCCCGCCCTTATCTGGCATGCTCGCGGGGGTGAACGCATCGAGCTCTCCGGTCGCGTCTTCATGAATTGGGTAGCAAAGAGCGCAAATCTTCTGGTGAATGAGTGCGAAGTTACCGAGGAATCTGGGGTGCAGATTACGGGTCCCCTGCACTGGCGTTTTCTGGTTCTCGCCTGCGCGACTCTCTACGCTGGCGGCTACTTCGACGATGAAGAACCGCTTGTAGGCGCCTCAGATACCACCGAGCACGCTCAGAACCTCAATAACCCCGACTATCTTCTTCTCGTTGATCGCGGGCCTCTCTCGATGCGCTACCTTGGCAATTTTCACGAGGCCAAGTCAATGATTGATGCCGAAGTTATCGACTTCTGCGCGCTCGTGCGCAGCGAGGCTGACCAGTTCATCGGCTTACCAGCTTCGACCTCATCACCCGTGGGCGATAACTTAACATCGGCAGAGCTAACGGCACGAGTGCTCTCTCGGGCACATGAACATGCTGGTCACGATTACCGTCTTCCTTCAGGGGAACGAGCATTAGCGCTTCGTCTTCACCTTCCCTCAGAGTTCGACTCGGCACCCTCAGCCCTCACGATCGTGACAGAGGCGCTTGCCTGCCTCATCGCGGGTTATGCCGTATTCCTACCCGATCCGCTAGCTGACTTTACCGCTACCGAGTTAGACCCGCTCCTGCGTTCTGAGCGAGCTCTAGATCTCACCTTGGGACACTCCTAG
- a CDS encoding WhiB family transcriptional regulator yields MGSYTCAGYSRLSTGIAGERTGGTRQHTMQTAQSLEEQANMFLSVADATTEEGSFAASTVEVGNMFTCVEGLDMWAAAAGMYGTEGDDGELAWQTDALCAQTDPEAFFPEKGGSTRDAKRVCESCPVREECLKYAMDNDERFGIWGGLSERERRRLRKQAS; encoded by the coding sequence ATGGGTTCATACACCTGTGCTGGGTATTCACGCCTGAGCACCGGTATTGCCGGTGAACGCACAGGCGGAACCCGCCAACATACTATGCAAACCGCGCAATCCCTAGAAGAACAAGCAAATATGTTCCTGAGCGTTGCTGACGCAACCACTGAGGAAGGCAGCTTTGCGGCTTCCACAGTTGAGGTAGGCAACATGTTTACCTGCGTCGAAGGCCTCGATATGTGGGCCGCCGCTGCAGGCATGTACGGAACTGAAGGTGATGACGGAGAGCTCGCCTGGCAAACTGATGCGCTGTGTGCCCAAACCGACCCAGAAGCCTTTTTCCCTGAAAAAGGAGGGTCTACTCGTGACGCTAAACGCGTCTGCGAATCGTGCCCCGTTCGTGAAGAGTGTCTAAAATATGCAATGGACAATGATGAGCGCTTCGGAATATGGGGCGGTCTCTCAGAACGCGAGCGTCGCCGGCTACGTAAGCAGGCAAGCTAA
- a CDS encoding DUF3499 family protein, which yields MQKVRHCSRQTCQHEATVTLSYSYADSTATIGPLSEYREPHAYDLCDYHAARLTAPQGWRVVYTVELKAERS from the coding sequence ATGCAGAAAGTTAGACACTGCTCCCGGCAGACCTGTCAACATGAAGCCACGGTGACCCTCAGCTACTCATACGCTGACTCTACGGCGACGATTGGCCCGCTGTCCGAGTACCGCGAGCCACACGCTTACGATCTTTGCGATTACCATGCGGCACGATTAACCGCACCGCAAGGATGGCGAGTCGTCTACACGGTGGAGCTTAAAGCTGAACGATCCTGA
- a CDS encoding TIGR01906 family membrane protein → MAQESHSGTASSGQRAWDALRSAIGTETVEEAAARASAPATQRTPESLLGASAQMYTEAPDFADNPDIPSDLASGAHDTRQQEGESVGQRVRTYTSVSTGFVPLIREAKGSPKHPTLSTLVQKFDEKKNEDAAPAEKAAAPDTPASEPSQDADNKTQKSTLVTVEKGTKISTGSLSSRPKYRTQTTRTVETSNAWEEDAAQEAAAERPRLLKLRAALITAAVPLLSFMIAIRAVASAPFLWLEYRRPGFPEDSYGFDLAERMRLGSYGLDYVTNLAPEDYLAKATTGPANTPAFLQSEIQHMHDVKRVLLFATIAVAVFCVLALIGSISLKERAPGTIRRSLYTGAWATVIMLVVLGIIGATSWEWLFTTFHTTFFPQGNWQFRMSDTLIRLYPPQFWIDAALAIVVITLLIIGVLLAFTWPTRYRLVKENRYYKERYQIRQKIKAMRAERDGDTGA, encoded by the coding sequence ATGGCACAGGAAAGTCACAGCGGTACCGCATCCTCAGGGCAGAGAGCCTGGGATGCGCTACGCTCCGCGATCGGCACCGAAACCGTTGAAGAAGCGGCGGCGCGTGCTTCCGCCCCCGCAACACAAAGAACACCCGAATCACTGCTGGGAGCATCGGCACAGATGTACACCGAAGCTCCGGATTTTGCAGACAACCCCGATATTCCCAGCGATCTAGCATCCGGCGCACATGACACGAGGCAGCAGGAAGGGGAAAGCGTAGGGCAGCGGGTACGTACTTACACCAGCGTCTCGACCGGGTTTGTTCCTCTTATCCGCGAGGCAAAGGGATCTCCGAAGCACCCCACGCTCAGTACTTTAGTGCAGAAGTTTGACGAGAAAAAGAACGAAGACGCGGCTCCGGCTGAAAAGGCAGCTGCGCCGGATACACCCGCCTCAGAACCCAGTCAAGATGCCGATAACAAAACCCAAAAATCCACCCTGGTGACCGTGGAGAAGGGAACAAAAATCTCAACCGGCTCGCTGAGTTCACGCCCTAAATACCGCACGCAAACAACCCGTACCGTCGAAACTTCAAATGCATGGGAAGAAGATGCGGCACAAGAAGCCGCCGCCGAACGCCCACGCCTGCTCAAGCTCCGTGCCGCCCTCATCACGGCAGCGGTACCGCTCCTCTCGTTTATGATCGCTATTCGGGCCGTCGCGTCCGCACCATTCCTCTGGCTGGAATACCGCAGGCCCGGATTCCCCGAAGACAGCTACGGATTCGACCTCGCCGAACGTATGCGGTTAGGCTCCTATGGGCTGGACTACGTGACCAACCTAGCCCCCGAAGACTACCTGGCGAAAGCCACCACCGGACCGGCAAACACCCCGGCATTCCTCCAGAGTGAAATCCAGCATATGCACGACGTCAAACGAGTCTTGCTCTTCGCAACCATCGCCGTGGCGGTATTCTGCGTGCTGGCCTTAATCGGCAGTATTTCGCTGAAGGAGCGCGCCCCCGGCACTATTCGCCGCAGCCTGTACACCGGCGCTTGGGCTACCGTTATTATGCTTGTGGTGCTAGGTATCATAGGCGCTACCAGCTGGGAATGGCTCTTTACCACCTTCCATACGACCTTCTTCCCGCAAGGCAACTGGCAGTTCCGCATGAGTGATACGCTCATTCGCCTATACCCGCCGCAATTCTGGATCGACGCGGCACTCGCTATCGTGGTGATAACCCTGCTGATAATCGGTGTGCTGCTGGCGTTCACCTGGCCCACGCGCTACCGCCTCGTGAAGGAAAATCGGTATTACAAGGAGCGCTACCAGATTCGCCAGAAAATCAAGGCGATGCGCGCCGAACGTGACGGTGATACCGGAGCTTAG